A DNA window from Zingiber officinale cultivar Zhangliang chromosome 3A, Zo_v1.1, whole genome shotgun sequence contains the following coding sequences:
- the LOC122050634 gene encoding uncharacterized protein LOC122050634: MKKYLETLPSLFKPVVGEPLWVYLSATPEAVGAVLVKEHDNVQRPVYFFRHLLKGAKSRYTTLEKLVYGLVLMARRLRPYFLSHPITVLTNSTMGRALTNVEVAGRLIKWATELGEYDIQYQPHTAIKAQALADFLTEVHQINPEETWKIYVDGFANHHGSGVGVLVISPQGDILQVAVRLNFRATNNEAEYEALLAGLQAARHVGAARVIIYSDSQLVTQQVASSFIINCDKLQMYQEAYEKMKAEFVEVTVTKIPRSENERADELAKMASSLTTWVLDRSTAQNFLIAQIDLQNNAEATIDWRAPVINYLRHGILPTDPEESRLIRRQVHAYVMIGDQLFKRSFSRPLLKCLSIEEAD; the protein is encoded by the coding sequence ATGAAGAAGTATCTAGAGACCCTGCCCTCTCTTTTTAAGCCAGTTGTAGGGGAGCCTTTATGGGTTTATttgtcagccacccctgaggcTGTAGGGGCAGTGCTCGTTAAAGAACATGACAatgtacaacgaccagtgtatttcttcagaCATTTATTGAAGGGAGCCAAGTCCCGATACACGACActcgagaagttggtttatggattggttcTTATGGCTCGGCGATTACGACCTTACTTTTTATCGCATCCCATCACAGTTTTAACCAACAGCACCATGGGAAGAGCACTGACTAATGTAGAAGTTGCAGGTCGGCTTATTAAATGGGCCACagagttgggagaatatgacatacagtaccaGCCGCACACTGCTATTAAGGCACAGGCCCTGGCAGATTTCTTAACAGAAGTACATCAAATCAACCCTGAAGAAACATGGAAGATCTATGTGGATGGGTTTGCTAATCATCATGGAAGCGGGGTCGGAGTCTTAGTAAtatctcctcaaggggatatactCCAGGTGGCAGTGCGATTGAATTTCCGGGCCacgaacaatgaagcagagtatgaggctttATTGGCTGgattgcaagcagctcggcatgttggggCAGCTCGGGTAATcatctattcagattcccagttggtgACTCAGCAGGTGGCAAGCAGCTTTATTATAAATTGTGATAAATTACAAATGTATCAAGAGGCTTACGAGAAGATGAAGGCAGAATTTGTAGAGGTCACTGTCACAAAGATACCCAGGTCGGAGAATGAGCGGGCAGATGAGCTAGCCAAGATGGCCAGTTCCTTAACTACTTGGgtgttggatcgatcaacggCACAAAACTTTTTGATAGCCCAGATAGATTTGCAAAACAACGCagaagcaactattgattggcgggcACCCGTGATCAATTATCTTAGGCATGGTATCTTGCCGACCGACCCcgaggaatctaggttgataagaAGGCAAGTTcatgcttatgtcatgatcgGGGACCAGCTCTTCAAGAGGTCCTTCTCCCGACCCTTACTTAAATGCTTGAGTATAGAGGAAGCCGACTAG